ACCTGTAATAGTATAGTCGGAAACTCCTTCCTGAGTGCTTCTACAAATTGCAGGTCATACCCAGGAGATATCTTGATCTTTATTCGTTTATAACCTTCAGCGAGGTATCCTTCAACTTTTTTGACAAGCCCGGCAACGGATGACTGAATTCCTATACTTACGCCAACATCGATCTTTTCACGTGTTCCGCCAAGCATTTTGGAAAGCGGTATGTTCCTGGCCTTTGCGAAGGCATCCCACAGGGCAGCCTCCAATCCGGCTTTGGCCATCATGTGCCCGCGAACCTTGGCGTAATTGGCAATGGCATCATCGATGCTTGCAATATCTTTTCCCAGTATGGATGGGATTAAAAAATCCTGAAGGATATGCCAGGCCGTTTGAACCGTTTCATATGAGTAAAAAGGGGTGCCTTCAGCTACGCTTTCACCCCATCCGGTTACACCATCAGCATCAACCCTAACGATGATATGCTCTTCATCATACTCTGTTCCCATTGATGTTACAAACGGGCTTACCAGAACCATTTTTATGTGACGGAGTTCAATTCTTTCAATACGCATAATTATTTTTTTTAGGACAGTTACTGGAAATATTAGGAATATACTCTATTTTTTAATTACCCGAAGTATTGGGAAAGCCTCCCCTTTCTTCAACAGATGAGCGTAATTTTTGTATGTTGTCAATCCAAGCATCGACTTCGGTTCTAAGGCTAAAATAATCAGATTGCCTTTCAGTTGATCAGTCGGAACAAAATAATAATCATTGGTTGACATTCTATCCTGAATTTTCTCCACTGTAACATGGGGATTCGCAATTGTATCTCCTTCAAAATCGATGGAATCAATGCTGTAAACGAAATATTCTTCGATTTTGCAATCACCGGTTTTCCTGAATGGAGTAATCTCAATCGACTGCCGTCCAGTCCATTCCACAAGGTCTGTTAATTGACTTGGGATTAAATATCCGGCTGGCCGCTTAACATCATACAGTGATTTTACTACAGGATGATAATCGTTTACGGTGATTACAGTATCGTTACCGGAGTAATAGGAAAGCAAAGGAATATTCAGTTTTTGGCCATTCCTGACATGTTCCGATTGAATAGATACCTCCTGATTTGAAATGCCGGTGATTAATTTTTCTCTTTCAGCAGCAACAAGGCTTTTGATTCTATCTTTATTCTGGTAGATATACTCAAGCATTCCGCGCATGCCGGTCATCTGCCCTTCAGCCCGGTGCCTGAGGTTTTCAACAAAGCTATCATTTCCATTCATGCCTTCCTGGATAAATGAGAAGGTATTTTGAATCCCAAAACTCTGTCGTCCGTCATTGATGTCAAAGGTACTGTGCCTGATATAAGCAACCTCAGGCGGGCCGCCGGGACAATAAACGAAGGAGGAAAATCCTCTGGCGTTTAAATACTTGAAAATGAATGGAAGATAATTGTTATCAGATAATTCCCTGATTTCTTTTGAAACATTCGGATTGGTTGTTGAACCCACCATTACATCGCTGTTTTTTCTGTATCCGTAACTTTTCCATTCCTCACCGTAAGGGAAGTACTCATGAACATCCATGGTTACCTCAAAAAGGTATCTGTTAAAGATGTTATGCAAGGCCATTGTTTCGGGCTCGGTAAGGATTAAATGATTGCGGTTCAGATCGGCACCATTTGCATTGAGCCTTTCATTTAATTCGGAACCGTCGGGATTTACTTGGGGGACTAGCATGAAATCAATCTTATCAAAAAGATACTTGTTTTCCGGTTTTAGCAGCTCCTGTGCGAGCAGCAATGCACCTTCTTTCCCTGATTGTTCGTCGCCATGCTGTTGTGCAAAGAACAGCACTTTGATTTTTGATTTGTTCTTCCCGTAGGGAGATAAAGAGAACATCATGGCGTAAAGATTTTTCCCTTTCACGGATTGCCCGATTACTTTGACTTTCAACAAATCAGATTTTTTATCCAGAAGATGAAGATACGATGATAACTCCTCATAGGAGGTCACTTTTTCAAAGTTGTTCTTCACAGGCGGAGGTGTCGAATCCTGTGAAAAAAGAAGTACCGGGAATATAAGAAGGATCAGGATTATAATTGCTGTTTTCATTATGCTATACCTATTACAGTGCGTATGTTCATGTGTTATCCTTTCATTGTCTGACGTAAGAAATTCAATCAATTTCTATAAAAAAGAAACTAAGAGGATGTGCGGCCAGGACTGGATTTCCCCGCCGAGGGCGGGCAGGCTGTGCAACGCGTCCTCATAGCTAGTCCCGACGCTCGCCCTGAACCTGATTCAGGGTATGCCGGGATGGGGCTGACGCCACATGTAACCATATTTATTGTATGCTGATTTATTATTTATACAAATCTCCCTTGAGATACTTTAATCCTGAATCACAAATAATTGTAACAATTCTCTTTCCAGCTCCAATAATTCTCGCTCTTTGAATTGCTGCCCATACATTTGCTCCGGAAGTTGTTCCTCCAAAAATTCCCTCCATCTTTGCTAATTTTCTCGCAGTTTCATAAGCGTCTTCATCTTTTACGGCTATGATTTCATCAGCTAATTCTAACTTGCATATAGATGGTACAAATCCTGCGCCGATACCTTCTAACTTATGGGTGCCTGACGTATCACCACCTGAAAGAGCTCGTACACCATAAGGTTCAATAGGG
This window of the Bacteroidota bacterium genome carries:
- the menC gene encoding o-succinylbenzoate synthase, whose amino-acid sequence is MRIERIELRHIKMVLVSPFVTSMGTEYDEEHIIVRVDADGVTGWGESVAEGTPFYSYETVQTAWHILQDFLIPSILGKDIASIDDAIANYAKVRGHMMAKAGLEAALWDAFAKARNIPLSKMLGGTREKIDVGVSIGIQSSVAGLVKKVEGYLAEGYKRIKIKISPGYDLQFVEALRKEFPTILLQVDANSAYTLEDISLFKKMDGYNLLLIEQPLGYEDIYDHSKLQRELKTPICLDESIHSLDDTRAAIELGSCRIINIKPGRVGGFTESKHIHDYCASKNIPVWHGGMLESGIGRAGNVALASLHNFTLPGDISASKRYYREDIVEPEFVVNPDGTMDVPTKPGIGVEVNMRILEKVTVRSDSQKM
- a CDS encoding M14 family zinc carboxypeptidase translates to MKTAIIILILLIFPVLLFSQDSTPPPVKNNFEKVTSYEELSSYLHLLDKKSDLLKVKVIGQSVKGKNLYAMMFSLSPYGKNKSKIKVLFFAQQHGDEQSGKEGALLLAQELLKPENKYLFDKIDFMLVPQVNPDGSELNERLNANGADLNRNHLILTEPETMALHNIFNRYLFEVTMDVHEYFPYGEEWKSYGYRKNSDVMVGSTTNPNVSKEIRELSDNNYLPFIFKYLNARGFSSFVYCPGGPPEVAYIRHSTFDINDGRQSFGIQNTFSFIQEGMNGNDSFVENLRHRAEGQMTGMRGMLEYIYQNKDRIKSLVAAEREKLITGISNQEVSIQSEHVRNGQKLNIPLLSYYSGNDTVITVNDYHPVVKSLYDVKRPAGYLIPSQLTDLVEWTGRQSIEITPFRKTGDCKIEEYFVYSIDSIDFEGDTIANPHVTVEKIQDRMSTNDYYFVPTDQLKGNLIILALEPKSMLGLTTYKNYAHLLKKGEAFPILRVIKK